In the genome of Candidatus Nanopelagicales bacterium, one region contains:
- a CDS encoding Dps family protein: MTTSVDYTLGPEARAQVSEALARLLADSYTLYLKTHNYHWNVTGPHFGSLHTLFETQYTELALAVDEIAERIRALGHHAPGSYGEFAALTGVPEGVPGTRAMDMVAALAADNETVARTAAAVFEAADAVSDQPTADLAVTRQQVHEKSAWMLRSFLEG, encoded by the coding sequence ATGACGACGTCGGTGGACTACACGCTCGGCCCCGAGGCGCGGGCCCAGGTCTCCGAGGCGCTGGCCCGGCTGCTGGCGGACTCGTACACGCTCTACCTGAAGACGCACAACTACCACTGGAACGTGACCGGACCACATTTCGGCTCGCTGCACACCTTGTTCGAGACCCAGTACACCGAGCTCGCCCTGGCCGTGGACGAGATCGCCGAGCGCATCCGCGCCCTCGGCCACCACGCCCCCGGCTCGTACGGTGAGTTCGCGGCACTCACCGGGGTCCCCGAGGGGGTGCCCGGGACCCGCGCGATGGACATGGTCGCCGCCCTCGCCGCCGACAACGAGACGGTCGCCCGCACGGCTGCGGCCGTCTTCGAGGCGGCCGACGCCGTGTCCGACCAACCGACGGCGGACCTGGCCGTGACCCGGCAGCAGGTGCACGAGAAGTCGGCCTGGATGCTGCGCTCGTTCCTCGAGGGCTGA
- a CDS encoding methyltransferase domain-containing protein, whose protein sequence is MDHQDWDERYAATELMWSAGPNVFVEQIAGDLPPGRALDLAAGEGRNALWLAERGWDATAVDFSQVALDRARELAAQRLGADAGRFTTHRADLQSYQPPAQAYDLVLLVYLQVPADQRRTAVRAAASAVAPGGALLVIAHDTDNLAHGVGGPPNPAVLYSAADVVADLEGTGLAVARAEQVRRPVETPDGVRHALDALVLATRA, encoded by the coding sequence GTGGACCACCAGGACTGGGACGAGAGGTACGCCGCCACCGAGCTGATGTGGTCGGCCGGCCCCAACGTGTTCGTCGAGCAGATCGCCGGGGACCTGCCGCCCGGACGGGCCCTCGACCTCGCGGCCGGGGAGGGCCGCAACGCGCTGTGGCTGGCCGAGCGCGGCTGGGACGCCACCGCGGTCGACTTCTCCCAGGTGGCGCTCGACCGCGCCCGGGAGCTGGCCGCTCAGCGCCTCGGTGCCGACGCGGGCCGGTTCACGACGCACCGCGCCGACCTGCAGAGCTACCAGCCCCCGGCACAGGCGTACGACCTCGTGCTGCTCGTCTACCTGCAGGTGCCCGCCGACCAGCGACGGACGGCGGTGCGGGCGGCCGCCTCGGCCGTCGCCCCCGGGGGCGCCCTGCTGGTCATCGCGCACGACACCGACAACTTGGCGCACGGAGTCGGCGGGCCGCCGAACCCGGCGGTCCTGTACTCCGCGGCGGACGTCGTCGCCGACCTCGAGGGCACCGGGCTAGCGGTGGCCCGCGCGGAGCAGGTGCGGCGGCCGGTGGAGACTCCCGACGGCGTGCGGCACGCCCTGGACGCCCTGGTCCTGGCGACCCGGGCCTGA
- a CDS encoding GAP family protein, whose product MLGLLLQVLPLGIGAAITPRLLALQILVVSSGRDWRVRSLAVVVGAATVFGLFFLLGLTGLQQLPDANSGLSGTTTYLVELVAGVGLVVLAAVLWHKGSRPNPRLRERIEGHAEHARPRTFVLVAAAMSITDMSSFVLLFPALHDISASSVDVVLRAVVTAVLFVVVLLPVLGPPAAVLLSKERALDPMRRLYDFTMAHDLRISAVVAGAFGVALIVLGVTGLW is encoded by the coding sequence GTGCTGGGATTGCTGCTGCAGGTGCTGCCGCTGGGGATCGGGGCGGCGATCACGCCGCGCCTGCTGGCGCTGCAGATCCTGGTCGTCTCCTCCGGCAGGGACTGGCGGGTCCGGTCCCTGGCGGTCGTCGTCGGCGCCGCGACGGTCTTCGGGCTGTTCTTCCTGCTCGGGCTCACCGGGCTGCAGCAGCTTCCCGATGCCAACTCCGGGCTGTCGGGGACCACGACCTACCTGGTCGAGCTGGTGGCCGGCGTCGGGCTGGTCGTCCTCGCGGCGGTGCTGTGGCACAAGGGTTCCCGGCCGAACCCGCGGCTGCGGGAGCGGATCGAGGGGCACGCGGAGCACGCCCGACCGCGCACCTTCGTGCTCGTGGCTGCGGCCATGAGCATCACGGACATGTCGTCGTTCGTGCTGCTGTTCCCCGCGCTGCACGACATCTCCGCCTCGTCGGTGGACGTGGTGCTGCGCGCGGTGGTGACGGCCGTGCTGTTCGTCGTCGTGCTGCTGCCGGTGCTCGGCCCGCCGGCCGCGGTGCTGCTCTCGAAGGAACGTGCGCTCGACCCGATGCGCCGGCTGTACGACTTCACCATGGCCCACGACCTGCGCATCAGCGCCGTGGTGGCGGGGGCGTTCGGGGTCGCCCTGATCGTCCTGGGCGTCACCGGGCTGTGGTGA
- a CDS encoding HAD-IB family hydrolase, giving the protein MNVTAASEPTPAPRSRPVPQPEGGRPAAFFDLDGTLIPGSANIPLATAAFKAGFVRPSELARDLRNGVSFLLKGATDERSEQVRDRILAAVAGRPAHTVEALGDHFMAGLVSSIRPAMRGVLDHHGSHGHDRIVLSASPTEIVARLAREAGLEDGVGTTSERDEAGVYTGRLAGPFCYREGKAEVLRNLAAERGYDLQASYAYTDSVSDLPMLRAVGHPVAVNPEPELRELAVAEGWPIVETAPIPRVSWTSPRQVVGWVRHASSYVVRRAAGAVRSGSEAATPSGGQPETTVRAALPAPVPVQA; this is encoded by the coding sequence ATGAACGTCACCGCCGCCTCCGAGCCCACCCCTGCTCCCCGCAGCCGCCCCGTCCCGCAGCCCGAGGGCGGCCGACCGGCCGCCTTCTTCGACCTCGACGGGACCCTCATCCCGGGGTCGGCGAACATCCCGCTGGCGACCGCCGCCTTCAAGGCCGGGTTCGTCCGGCCCTCGGAGCTGGCCCGCGACCTGCGCAACGGCGTGTCGTTCCTGCTCAAGGGCGCCACCGACGAGCGGTCCGAGCAGGTACGTGACCGGATTCTGGCCGCGGTGGCCGGCCGCCCGGCCCACACGGTGGAGGCGCTCGGCGACCACTTCATGGCGGGGCTGGTCTCCTCCATCCGCCCGGCGATGCGCGGGGTGCTCGACCACCACGGTTCGCACGGCCACGACCGGATCGTGCTGTCCGCCAGCCCGACCGAGATCGTCGCGCGGCTGGCCCGCGAGGCCGGCCTCGAGGACGGCGTCGGCACCACCTCCGAGCGGGACGAGGCCGGCGTCTACACCGGGCGGCTGGCCGGCCCGTTCTGCTACCGCGAGGGCAAGGCCGAGGTGCTGCGGAACCTCGCCGCCGAGCGCGGCTACGACCTGCAGGCCTCGTACGCCTACACCGACTCGGTCAGCGACCTGCCGATGCTGCGGGCGGTCGGCCACCCGGTCGCGGTGAACCCCGAGCCGGAGCTGCGCGAGCTCGCGGTGGCCGAGGGCTGGCCGATCGTGGAGACCGCGCCCATCCCGCGGGTGTCGTGGACGTCCCCGCGCCAGGTCGTCGGCTGGGTGCGACACGCCTCGTCGTACGTGGTCCGTCGCGCAGCCGGCGCGGTCCGGTCCGGCTCCGAGGCGGCGACGCCGTCCGGCGGGCAGCCGGAGACGACCGTCCGGGCGGCGCTGCCGGCCCCGGTGCCGGTGCAGGCCTGA
- a CDS encoding helix-turn-helix domain-containing protein, with protein MSSYGTAATPWSALDPALADRLRPVLPQAVDAIVAAIGAAVPEYRPLLDGPFGTALRRGVEIALMRHLDLLGTDEPALDSRARDVYVRVGAGEGAAGRSLEALLAAYRVGARAAWERLAGAATAGGVEPEQLAALAESVFVYIDELSSASVEGYASEQAARAGHRDVLRSRLAEALVEGGAATDPDAVQRLADAAGWNVPQRMAVAVIPRPAEGAVTRLPLAPPDALVLEQGPDVLAVIPDPSGPGRRERLSAPLVDSDEYAEVYVGTVRPPEEAPVSLAHARRVRRLVALGLVPPAPVVAAADHLPLLVVAADEPLLAELRRRTLAPLDGIPSGRRRALEETLAAWLLHRGDRQAMARELIVHPQTVSYRMRRLHGLFGVALDDPEGRLALQLAMVAPRPSG; from the coding sequence GTGTCCTCGTACGGAACGGCCGCCACCCCCTGGTCCGCCCTCGACCCCGCCCTCGCGGACCGCCTGCGCCCGGTGCTGCCCCAGGCCGTGGACGCCATCGTGGCCGCGATCGGCGCCGCAGTGCCGGAGTACCGGCCGCTGCTCGACGGGCCGTTCGGCACAGCTCTGCGACGTGGGGTCGAGATCGCCCTGATGCGCCACCTGGACCTGCTCGGGACGGACGAGCCGGCCCTGGACTCCCGGGCGCGGGACGTGTACGTCCGGGTCGGGGCCGGCGAGGGTGCCGCCGGCCGAAGCCTGGAGGCGCTGCTGGCGGCGTACCGGGTCGGGGCCCGGGCGGCCTGGGAGCGGCTCGCAGGAGCGGCGACGGCCGGCGGCGTGGAGCCGGAGCAGCTCGCCGCGCTCGCGGAATCGGTCTTCGTCTACATCGACGAGCTGTCGTCGGCGAGCGTGGAGGGATACGCCTCGGAGCAGGCGGCCCGGGCCGGGCATCGCGACGTGCTGCGCTCGCGACTGGCCGAGGCACTGGTCGAGGGCGGCGCCGCCACCGACCCCGATGCGGTGCAGCGGCTGGCGGATGCCGCCGGCTGGAACGTGCCGCAGCGGATGGCGGTGGCCGTCATCCCCCGCCCCGCGGAGGGCGCGGTGACCCGGCTGCCGCTGGCGCCCCCGGACGCGCTGGTGCTGGAGCAGGGTCCCGACGTGCTGGCCGTGATCCCCGACCCCTCCGGTCCCGGGCGGCGGGAACGCCTGAGCGCACCGCTGGTGGACTCCGACGAGTACGCGGAGGTGTACGTGGGCACGGTCCGGCCCCCGGAGGAGGCGCCGGTGTCGTTGGCCCACGCACGCCGGGTCCGTCGCCTGGTGGCGCTGGGCCTGGTGCCACCCGCGCCGGTGGTCGCCGCGGCCGACCATCTCCCGCTCCTGGTCGTCGCCGCCGACGAGCCGCTGCTCGCCGAGCTGCGCCGTCGCACCCTGGCCCCCCTGGACGGGATACCCTCCGGCCGGCGCCGCGCCCTCGAGGAGACGCTGGCGGCCTGGCTGCTGCACCGCGGGGACCGGCAGGCGATGGCGCGGGAACTGATCGTGCACCCGCAGACCGTGAGCTACCGGATGCGCCGGCTGCACGGGCTGTTCGGCGTCGCCCTGGACGACCCCGAGGGCCGGCTGGCCCTCCAGCTTGCGATGGTGGCCCCGCGACCCTCCGGGTGA
- a CDS encoding YhjD/YihY/BrkB family envelope integrity protein: protein MSLDPMPAGEGPTDGLGRISVHLSRLPARLQGPARWLLENAPGRVGLRTATVLRRTEAFDRSMTLSAQFFTSMFPLMIIIAMFASRVQSEQIGSSIGLPPETQQVLNDAVSSKGFEAFGVLGLLLVLISATSLSRALARSFCAVWELPRPTASPRNWWRWIAVVVGLVVAVLMLRYLANFTEQLTPGPLWTVLLAGLAWSALLWLVTWVLLEARVPWRGLAPGALLSGFVLAVVSRVASAVMPQALQTSQDRYGAIGVAFTYIALLYVVSLIIVGGAVLGRALVTDESPLGAWLRGDATLPDQLDEDVDERVTRPGG, encoded by the coding sequence ATGTCGCTGGATCCGATGCCGGCAGGCGAGGGACCGACGGACGGCCTGGGGCGCATCTCGGTGCACCTGTCCCGCCTTCCGGCGCGACTGCAGGGGCCCGCCCGGTGGCTGCTGGAGAACGCGCCCGGCCGGGTCGGGCTGCGCACCGCCACGGTGCTGCGTCGGACCGAGGCGTTCGACCGGTCCATGACGTTGTCCGCGCAGTTCTTCACGTCGATGTTCCCGCTCATGATCATCATCGCGATGTTCGCGAGCCGGGTGCAGTCGGAGCAGATCGGGTCGTCCATCGGGCTGCCGCCGGAGACGCAGCAGGTCCTCAACGACGCGGTCTCGAGCAAGGGGTTCGAAGCGTTCGGCGTGCTCGGGCTGCTGCTCGTGCTGATCTCCGCCACGAGCCTGTCCCGGGCCCTCGCGCGCAGCTTCTGCGCCGTCTGGGAGCTCCCCCGTCCGACGGCCAGCCCGCGGAACTGGTGGCGCTGGATCGCGGTCGTCGTCGGCCTGGTGGTCGCGGTGCTGATGCTGCGGTACCTCGCCAACTTCACCGAGCAACTGACGCCGGGGCCGCTGTGGACCGTGCTGCTCGCCGGGCTGGCCTGGTCGGCACTGCTGTGGCTGGTCACCTGGGTCCTGCTGGAGGCCCGGGTGCCCTGGCGAGGGCTGGCACCGGGCGCCCTGCTGAGCGGGTTCGTGCTGGCGGTGGTGAGCCGGGTCGCCTCGGCGGTGATGCCTCAGGCGCTGCAGACCAGCCAGGACCGCTACGGAGCGATCGGCGTGGCGTTCACGTACATCGCGCTGCTCTACGTGGTGTCCCTGATCATCGTCGGCGGCGCCGTGCTCGGGCGGGCGCTGGTCACCGACGAGAGCCCGCTCGGCGCGTGGCTGCGGGGGGACGCGACCCTCCCCGATCAGCTCGACGAGGACGTCGACGAGCGGGTGACCCGTCCCGGCGGATGA
- a CDS encoding DUF4190 domain-containing protein, with translation MSSQDRGEPGQPEPGQPEPRPDGPPADPADYPQMWPPPATPAPGYGSEPPDAHPTPAAPDPAPAADPAPAADPAPATDPAPAPDASAMPGVDTGPGYGLPPAYRTSAAPDQQPPSGLPPAAPPPGQPWSAPPPYPGPIDVGPTTGTPAYGQPSSGPPPTEFRYPPVAGYPPGYGTAPGYPTAPGYPTPPGYGSPAGYAYPPGYGPPPPAPRPPGSNGFAVASMVLGVLGISIGWCLWFLPVLSLLAVVFGVVALRQLRVVPRPGRGFAIAGVATGAVGIAIFALLILLVVFGAITAPPTPG, from the coding sequence ATGTCCTCGCAGGACCGCGGCGAGCCGGGGCAGCCGGAACCGGGGCAGCCGGAGCCGCGTCCGGACGGGCCCCCGGCCGACCCGGCGGACTACCCGCAGATGTGGCCCCCGCCCGCCACGCCGGCCCCCGGGTACGGTTCCGAGCCGCCCGACGCGCACCCGACGCCGGCGGCTCCCGACCCCGCGCCGGCTGCCGACCCCGCGCCGGCTGCCGACCCCGCGCCGGCTACCGATCCCGCGCCGGCGCCCGACGCGTCGGCGATGCCCGGCGTGGACACCGGGCCGGGGTACGGGCTCCCGCCGGCGTACCGGACCTCGGCGGCACCCGACCAGCAGCCGCCCTCCGGGCTGCCGCCGGCAGCACCCCCGCCCGGACAGCCGTGGTCCGCGCCGCCGCCCTACCCCGGACCGATCGATGTCGGACCGACGACAGGGACACCTGCGTACGGGCAGCCGTCCTCCGGCCCGCCGCCGACCGAGTTCCGCTACCCGCCGGTGGCCGGCTACCCGCCGGGCTACGGCACCGCGCCGGGCTACCCCACCGCGCCGGGCTACCCCACCCCGCCGGGCTACGGCAGCCCGGCCGGCTACGCGTACCCGCCGGGCTACGGCCCTCCGCCCCCCGCGCCGAGACCCCCGGGCTCGAACGGGTTCGCGGTCGCCTCGATGGTGCTCGGCGTGCTGGGCATCAGCATCGGGTGGTGCCTGTGGTTCCTCCCCGTGCTGTCCCTGCTGGCGGTGGTCTTCGGGGTCGTCGCACTCCGCCAGCTGCGGGTGGTCCCGCGCCCGGGCAGGGGCTTCGCGATCGCCGGGGTGGCCACCGGGGCGGTCGGCATCGCGATCTTCGCCCTGCTCATCCTGCTGGTCGTGTTCGGCGCGATCACGGCGCCGCCCACGCCCGGCTGA
- a CDS encoding DUF3516 domain-containing protein, whose product MDGSVWLQDLAPPGTDPETVYERFEQWAADRGLPLYPAQAEALLELVTGSHVILATPTGSGKSLVAVGAHLAALADGRRSFYTAPIKALVSEKFFALCDIFGADSVGMMTGDAAVNPDAPIVCATAEVLANIALREGSAADVGLVVMDEFHFYAEPERGWAWQVPLLELPRAQFLLMSATLGDVTFFRDDLTRRTGRPTAVVEGVERPVPLFYSYATTPLHETIADLLETRQAPVYVVHFTQAAALERAQALMSVNVCTREEKDAIAELIGGFRFARGFGATLSRLVRHGIGVHHAGMLPKYRRLVEQLAQSGLLKVICGTDTLGVGVNVPIRTVLLTGLSKYDGSRTRLLNAREFHQIAGRAGRAGFDTVGTAVVQAPEWDIDNQRALAKAGDDPKKRRKVVRRKPPEGTVGWSKATFDRLVAAQPEPLTSSFHVSHAMVLNVIARPGDAFEAMRHLLTDNHDPRPIQRQHVRRAIAIYRALLAAGVVERLDEPDDEGRLVRVTVDLQEDFALNQPLSPFALAALELLDPTSPTYALDAVSVVESTLEAPRQVLSAQQFKARGEAVAAMKAEGIEYDERMELLEDVTWPQPLAELLEAALDIYRRGHPWVDDYPLGPKSVVRDMFERAMTFGEYVSFYGLSRSEGLVLRYLANAYRALRQTIPDDAKTDELADLIEWLGELVRQVDSSLLDEWESLVAPSAAPADRARVTVEAPRPVTGNPRAFRVLVRNALFRRVELVALRRWDDLGELDGAAGLDAEAWREALAPYFEEHGEVGTGPDARGPGLLLVAEGAERWRVRQILDDPAGDHDWGITAEVDLLASDEEGVAVVTVLDVGRLDDASWTG is encoded by the coding sequence GTGGACGGCAGCGTGTGGCTCCAGGACCTGGCGCCGCCGGGGACGGACCCCGAGACGGTCTACGAGCGGTTCGAGCAGTGGGCCGCCGACCGCGGTCTGCCGCTGTACCCCGCGCAGGCGGAGGCGCTGCTGGAGCTGGTCACCGGGTCGCACGTGATCCTGGCGACACCTACCGGCTCCGGGAAGTCGCTGGTCGCCGTCGGCGCCCACCTCGCGGCCCTGGCCGACGGGCGGCGCTCCTTCTACACCGCCCCCATCAAGGCCCTGGTGAGCGAGAAGTTCTTCGCGCTGTGCGACATCTTCGGCGCGGACAGCGTCGGCATGATGACCGGCGACGCAGCCGTGAACCCGGACGCGCCGATCGTCTGCGCCACCGCGGAGGTGCTGGCGAACATCGCACTGCGCGAGGGCTCCGCCGCCGACGTGGGCCTGGTCGTCATGGACGAGTTCCACTTCTACGCCGAGCCCGAGCGCGGCTGGGCTTGGCAGGTGCCGCTGCTGGAACTGCCCCGGGCGCAGTTCCTGCTGATGTCCGCGACCCTCGGCGACGTCACGTTCTTCCGCGACGACCTGACCCGGCGCACCGGCCGGCCGACGGCCGTGGTGGAAGGGGTCGAGCGTCCCGTCCCGTTGTTCTACTCGTACGCGACCACGCCGCTGCACGAGACGATCGCGGACCTGCTGGAGACCCGGCAGGCGCCGGTCTACGTCGTGCACTTCACCCAGGCCGCGGCGCTGGAGCGGGCGCAGGCGCTGATGAGCGTCAACGTCTGCACGCGAGAGGAGAAGGACGCGATCGCCGAGCTGATCGGCGGCTTCCGCTTCGCCCGGGGGTTCGGCGCGACGCTGTCCCGGCTGGTGCGCCACGGCATCGGCGTGCACCACGCCGGGATGCTCCCGAAGTACCGACGGCTGGTGGAGCAGCTCGCCCAGTCCGGCCTGCTGAAGGTGATCTGCGGTACGGACACCCTGGGTGTCGGAGTGAACGTGCCGATCCGCACGGTCCTGCTGACCGGTCTGAGCAAGTACGACGGCAGCCGCACCCGGCTGCTGAACGCGCGGGAGTTCCACCAGATCGCCGGGCGGGCGGGGCGTGCCGGGTTCGACACCGTGGGCACCGCCGTCGTCCAGGCACCGGAGTGGGACATCGACAACCAGCGGGCCCTGGCGAAGGCCGGAGACGACCCGAAGAAGCGCCGGAAAGTGGTGCGGCGCAAGCCTCCCGAGGGGACCGTCGGCTGGTCCAAGGCAACCTTCGACCGGCTCGTCGCGGCGCAGCCGGAGCCTCTCACGTCGTCGTTCCACGTCAGCCACGCCATGGTGCTCAACGTGATAGCCCGCCCCGGCGACGCGTTCGAGGCCATGCGGCACCTGCTCACGGACAACCACGACCCGCGCCCGATCCAGCGCCAGCACGTGCGCAGAGCCATCGCGATCTACCGCGCGCTGCTGGCCGCGGGTGTCGTGGAGCGCCTGGACGAGCCGGACGACGAGGGCCGCCTGGTCCGCGTCACGGTGGACCTGCAGGAGGACTTCGCGCTCAACCAGCCGCTGTCGCCGTTCGCGCTCGCGGCGCTGGAGCTGCTCGACCCGACCTCGCCCACGTACGCACTCGACGCGGTCTCGGTCGTCGAGTCGACGCTGGAGGCGCCGCGGCAGGTGCTCTCGGCGCAGCAGTTCAAGGCCCGCGGCGAGGCGGTGGCGGCGATGAAGGCCGAGGGCATCGAGTACGACGAGCGGATGGAGCTGCTCGAGGACGTCACCTGGCCGCAGCCGCTGGCCGAGCTGCTGGAGGCGGCGCTGGACATCTACCGTCGCGGGCACCCGTGGGTCGACGACTATCCCCTCGGCCCGAAGTCGGTGGTGCGCGACATGTTCGAGCGGGCCATGACGTTCGGCGAGTACGTGTCGTTCTACGGGCTGTCCCGCAGCGAGGGCCTGGTGCTGCGGTACCTGGCCAACGCGTACCGCGCGCTGCGGCAGACGATCCCCGACGACGCCAAGACCGACGAGCTGGCCGACCTGATCGAGTGGCTGGGGGAGCTGGTGCGGCAGGTCGACTCCAGCCTGCTGGACGAGTGGGAGTCGCTGGTCGCCCCGTCGGCGGCTCCGGCCGATCGTGCGCGGGTCACGGTCGAGGCGCCGCGGCCGGTGACCGGCAACCCCCGCGCGTTCCGGGTGCTCGTCCGCAACGCGCTGTTCCGGCGGGTCGAGCTGGTGGCGCTGCGCCGCTGGGACGACCTCGGGGAGCTGGACGGCGCCGCGGGGCTCGATGCGGAGGCGTGGCGGGAGGCCCTGGCGCCGTACTTCGAGGAGCACGGCGAGGTCGGCACCGGCCCGGACGCCCGCGGACCGGGACTGCTCCTGGTCGCCGAGGGCGCCGAGCGGTGGCGGGTCCGGCAGATCCTGGACGATCCGGCGGGCGACCACGACTGGGGCATCACCGCCGAGGTCGACCTCCTGGCGTCGGACGAGGAGGGCGTCGCCGTGGTGACGGTGCTGGACGTGGGCCGCCTCGACGACGCCTCCTGGACCGGCTGA
- a CDS encoding alpha/beta hydrolase, with translation MATTRTAAPTRTPTPASAPTGTGTRLSRGDRMQAALVRGLYALPLSALRALAGRPVVLDGQVLDVEAQIALRGMALDPTPSFETLPIEEARAAIRHEAAMFAGLPIPVGRVVDTEVAGADGPLRARRYLPAHSPDPGATLVFFHGGGWTVGDLDTHDQTCRFLAAHSGVQVVAVDYRLAPEHPFPAAIDDALAAFRDVVARGADWGIDPARVAVGGDSAGASLSAVTANLAAADGGPAPAFQLLIYPATDAVGTTRSHALFADGFFLTEAQMVWYYDQFLPPGIDRSDPRVSPLRQPAEALRGVAPAYVVTAGFDPLRDEGEAYAALLRDAGVPVALRRHRGLIHGFANLVGFGRAGRLAMAEAAGAVALGLRSRTGADAERPAD, from the coding sequence GTGGCGACCACACGAACGGCGGCACCGACACGGACACCGACACCGGCATCCGCACCGACGGGCACCGGGACCCGACTCAGCCGGGGCGACCGGATGCAGGCGGCGCTGGTGCGCGGCCTCTACGCGCTCCCCCTGTCAGCACTCCGCGCCCTGGCCGGGCGGCCGGTGGTCCTCGACGGCCAGGTCCTCGACGTGGAGGCGCAGATCGCCCTGCGCGGCATGGCCTTGGACCCCACGCCGTCCTTCGAGACCCTGCCCATCGAGGAGGCCCGCGCCGCCATCCGGCACGAGGCCGCGATGTTCGCCGGCCTCCCGATCCCGGTCGGGCGGGTCGTGGACACCGAGGTCGCCGGCGCCGACGGACCGCTGCGCGCCCGCCGCTACCTGCCCGCGCACTCCCCCGACCCGGGCGCGACGCTGGTGTTCTTCCACGGCGGCGGCTGGACGGTCGGCGACCTCGACACCCACGACCAGACCTGCCGGTTCCTGGCCGCCCACTCCGGCGTGCAGGTCGTGGCGGTCGACTACCGGCTCGCCCCCGAGCACCCCTTCCCCGCGGCCATCGACGACGCGCTGGCGGCCTTCCGGGACGTGGTCGCCCGCGGGGCCGACTGGGGGATCGACCCGGCCCGCGTCGCGGTCGGCGGCGACAGCGCCGGCGCCTCCCTGTCCGCCGTGACCGCCAACCTCGCGGCCGCCGACGGCGGCCCGGCACCCGCGTTCCAGCTGCTCATCTACCCGGCCACCGACGCGGTCGGAACGACCCGCTCGCACGCGCTGTTCGCCGACGGCTTCTTCCTCACCGAGGCGCAGATGGTCTGGTACTACGACCAGTTCCTCCCGCCCGGCATCGACCGCAGCGACCCCCGCGTGTCGCCGCTGCGTCAGCCGGCCGAGGCCCTGCGCGGTGTCGCCCCGGCGTACGTCGTCACCGCCGGCTTCGACCCCCTGCGCGACGAGGGCGAGGCGTACGCGGCCCTGCTGCGCGACGCCGGCGTCCCGGTGGCGCTGCGCCGGCACAGGGGCCTGATCCACGGCTTCGCCAACCTCGTCGGCTTCGGCCGCGCGGGCCGGCTGGCGATGGCGGAGGCCGCCGGGGCGGTGGCGCTCGGGCTGCGCAGCCGCACCGGCGCCGACGCGGAGCGCCCTGCCGACTAG
- a CDS encoding Rieske 2Fe-2S domain-containing protein, translating to MAQEQRIGPASEFPPGTVRGVDGYAVGNADGAYFAVTRSCRHLRADLAEGSIDADGCLVCPWHQAAYDTSTGRMVRGPQGIFARIPGVGWGFRTLTKVLPLGRAEVVERDGDLFLRD from the coding sequence ATGGCCCAGGAGCAGCGGATCGGCCCCGCCAGCGAGTTCCCGCCCGGAACGGTCCGCGGGGTCGACGGCTACGCCGTCGGCAACGCCGATGGCGCCTACTTCGCGGTCACCCGCAGCTGCCGGCACCTGCGCGCCGACCTCGCGGAGGGCAGCATCGACGCCGACGGCTGCCTGGTCTGCCCGTGGCACCAGGCCGCGTACGACACCTCGACCGGCCGGATGGTGCGCGGGCCGCAGGGCATCTTCGCCCGCATCCCCGGCGTGGGCTGGGGCTTCCGCACGCTGACCAAGGTGCTGCCGCTGGGGCGGGCCGAGGTGGTCGAGCGCGACGGCGACCTCTTCCTGCGCGACTGA
- a CDS encoding YbaK/EbsC family protein gives MPALDWTAAAGRPDLLAAPVAAALAAMGTAAGDVRVAAIDPDLADTTAFCAAYGIAEEDSANCVVVKGRRGGDERWAACMVLATTRADVNNVVRRHLDVRKISFAPMDEAVERTGMAYGGITPVGLPAEWPVLLDARVTQREAVVVGSGIRGSKLLLPPALLAGLPGAVVLDGMATPVSPPTS, from the coding sequence ATGCCCGCCCTTGACTGGACCGCCGCAGCCGGGCGCCCCGACCTGTTGGCCGCACCGGTCGCCGCGGCCTTGGCGGCGATGGGAACGGCCGCCGGTGACGTGCGGGTGGCCGCCATCGACCCGGACCTGGCCGACACCACCGCCTTCTGCGCCGCGTACGGCATCGCCGAGGAGGACTCCGCCAACTGCGTGGTCGTCAAGGGCCGGCGCGGGGGCGACGAGCGCTGGGCCGCCTGCATGGTGCTCGCCACGACGCGGGCGGACGTCAACAACGTGGTCCGCCGCCATCTGGACGTACGCAAGATCTCCTTCGCGCCGATGGACGAGGCCGTCGAGCGCACCGGCATGGCATACGGCGGTATCACCCCGGTGGGGCTGCCGGCGGAGTGGCCGGTGCTGCTGGACGCGCGGGTGACGCAGCGGGAGGCCGTGGTCGTGGGCAGCGGGATCCGCGGGTCCAAGCTGCTGCTGCCGCCTGCACTGCTGGCAGGGCTGCCGGGCGCGGTCGTCCTCGATGGCATGGCCACCCCGGTCAGCCCACCCACAAGCTGA